A genomic region of Pseudorca crassidens isolate mPseCra1 chromosome 10, mPseCra1.hap1, whole genome shotgun sequence contains the following coding sequences:
- the LOC137231650 gene encoding uncharacterized protein — protein MDSTQTGVVKQIQQIGPSSVCTAAEAVSLLSFLCFKVPFVQIRPYIWCRNLGGVPSPAGYRAGRSSLPPGDNQGTSTHPPDPAENGDLSQIEKRLGSFSADSSHYIKKFRYLSQAYDLTWHDIFVILSSTLTPDERERIQTAARNHADQVHLTNNSMPVGATAVPGTDPGWTYQDGQDGRRKRDLMIQCLLAGMQAAAHKVVNFEKLKEITQEPNENPAIFLNRLTEALTLYTRLDPDTPAGAAVLATHFIT, from the exons ATGGACAGCACCCAGACTGGTGTGGTCAAACAGATCCAGCAGATCGGCCCCTCCAGCGTTTGCACCGCTGCAGAAGCAGTCTCTTTGCTCT ctttcctctgtttcaagGTGCCGTTTGTTCAGATCCGACCTTACATTTGGTGCCGAAACCTGGGAGGGGTACCAAGCCCCGCGGGTTACCGCGCGGGCcgctcctcccttcccccaggagACAACCAGGGAACCTCTACTCATCCACCCGATCCGGCAGAAAACGGG gATCTCTCTCAAATTGAAAAACGATTAGGCTCCTTCTCTGCCGACTCCTCCCACTACATCAAAAAATTTCGCTATCTCTCTCAAGCCTACGATCTAACCTGGCACGATATCTTTGTGATCCTATCTTCTACTCTGACCCCTGACGAGAGGGAAAGAATTCAGACTGCTGCCCGAAACCATGCAGATCAGGTTCACCTTACCAACAACTCCATGCCTGTCGGAGCCACTGCCGTACCTGGCACCGATCCAGGCTGGACTTATCAGGATGGCCAAGATGGCCGTCGTAAACGCGACCTCATGATCCAATGCCTCCTGGCTGGCATGCAGGCTGCCGCTCATAAGGtggtcaattttgaaaaactaaaagagataACCCAAGAACCTAACGAAAATCCAGCTATCTTTCTCAATCGCCTTACAGAGGCCTTAACTCTCTACACCCGGCTGGATCCCGACACCCCGGCAGGGGCAGCGGTCCTAGCCACCCATTTTATCACCTAG
- the ZNF852 gene encoding LOW QUALITY PROTEIN: zinc finger protein 852 (The sequence of the model RefSeq protein was modified relative to this genomic sequence to represent the inferred CDS: inserted 2 bases in 1 codon), which yields MVRPQEAAVFEFLSVDYTQQKWKGLALSQRALYWNIMLENCCSLASLAGENRMESSELPPKQELSKVLKSSDRTSVVLCGMIPGEPEAGDACEEALEKLEVQPSGEEGTRLERDFLEITEEDKNKSTKDGCDEYKELGGHPDLSSSPAEHQGVLKGQKFYRCDECGKAFNWSSHLIGHQRIHTGEKPYECNECGKTFRQTSQLIVHLRIHTGEKPYECSDCGKTYRHSSHLIQHQRLHTGEKPYKCIECGKAFNESSKLFDHQRTHTGEKPYECNECGAVFSRSKSLVRHQVLHTGEKPYKCNECGKAFCSNRNLIDHQRIHTGEKPYECNECGKAFSRSKCLIRHQSLHTGEKPFKCSECRKAFNQISQLADHERIHTGEKPFECNECGKAFSLSKCLIRHQRLHTGEKPYKCNECGKSFNQNSYLIIHQRIHTGEKPYECNECGKVFSHNSSLMVHQRTHTGEKPYKCKDCEKAFRDSSQLTVHQRVHTGEXNPMNVLNVGKPSVSVLLSITTSELTLEKSSQVWLGLFFKM from the exons ATGGTCAGGCCCCAG GAGGCTGCAGTGTTCGAGTTCCTGTCTGTGGACTATACTCAGCAAAAGTGGAAAGGTCTGGCACTCAGCCAGAGAGCCCTGTACTGGAACATCATGCTGGAAAATTGCTGCAGCCTGGCCTCACTGG CAGGTGAGAACAGGATGGAGAGTTCAGAGTTGCCTCCAAAGCAGGAACTTTCTAAAGTTTTGAAGTCATCTGATAGAACCTCAGTAGTACTCTGTGGAATGATTCCAGGAGAACCAGAAGCTGGAGATGCCTGTGAAGAGGCTCTAGAGAAGCTAGAAGTTCAACCCTCAGGTGAAGAAGGGACCAGACTGGAAAGGGATTTCTTGGAAATAACagaggaagataaaaataaatccacaaaaGATGGGTGTGATGAATATAAGGAACTTGGGGGACATCCAGACCTGTCCTCCAGTCCTGCAGAACATCAAGGAGTTCTGAAGGGGCAGAAATTCTATCGATGTGATGAATGTGGCAAAGCTTTTAATTGGAGTTCTCACCTCATTGGGCATCAGAGAatccacactggggagaaaccctATGAGTGCAATGAGTGTGGCAAGACCTTCAGGCAGACCTCTCAGCTTATAGTCCATCTCAGAATCCACACAGGGGAAAAGCCCTATGAATGCAGTGACTGTGGTAAGACCTATCGCCACAGCTCCCATCTCATTCAACACCAGAGACTCCATACTGGGGAGAAACCGTATAAATGTATTGAATGTGGAAAAGCTTTCAATGAGAGTTCCAAACTCTTTGACCATCAGAGAACCCATACTGGGGAGAAACCATATGAATGCAATGAATGTGGAGCAGTCTTTAGTCGGAGTAAAAGCCTTGTCCGCCATCAGGTACTTCACACTGGTGAGAAACCTTACAAGTGTAATGAGTGTGGGAAAGCTTTCTGTTCTAACAGAAATCTTATTGACCATCAGAGAATCCACACTGGGGAGAAGCcttatgaatgtaatgaatgtggcaaGGCGTTCAGTCGAAGTAAATGTCTTATTCGACATCAGAGCCTCCACACTGGGGAAAAACCATTCAAATGCAGTGAGTGTAGGAAAGCCTTTAATCAGATCTCTCAACTTGCTGACCATGAGcgaattcatactggagaaaaaCCCTTTGAATGTAATGAGTGTGGTAAGGCATTCAGTCTGAGTAAATGTCTCATTCGACATCAGAGACTTCACACGGGTGAAAAGCCCTATAAATGCAATGAGTGTGGAAAATCCTTCAATCAAAACTCATACCTCATTattcatcagagaattcacactggtgagaaaccttatgaatgtaatgaatgtgggaaggTCTTCAGTCATAATTCTAGCCTTATGGTACATCAGAGAACCCATACTGGGGAGAAACCCTATAAATGCAAAGATTGTGAGAAAGCTTTTCGTGACAGCTCACAACTCACTGTGCACCAAagagttcacactggaga aaaccctatgaatgtattgaatgtgggaaaaccttcagTCAGCGTTCTACTTTCAATCACCACCAGCGAACTCACACTGGAGAAAAGCAGTCAGGTCTGGCTCGGTCTGTTTTTTAAGATGTGA